GATGGAAGTATAGAAATTAGAGATGCTATATCTTACGCTGTTGAACTTTTAAGATTACATTTAGATCCGTTCTTAGAAATTGGTAATAAAATGGAAAACTTAAGAGATGAAATAGAAGAAGAGATTGAAGAAAATATAATCAGTCAAGTGGTTGACGAGAAATCACATGATATGAAAATAGAGGAATTAGATTTAACAGTTAGATCATTTAACTGCTTAAAGAAAGCAGGAATAGAAGATGTATCACAACTAGCAAGTCTATCAATGAATGAACTATTAAAAATTAAAAACCTTGGGAAAAAATCTTTAGAAGAGATTTTAGAGAAGATGAAAGATTTAGGATATGATCTTAATCAAAATGGATCTCCTGAATAATATTATAATAAGGAGGAAATTCTACTAATGAATCACAATAAATCATATAGAAAATTAGGAAGAAGAGCTGATCATAGAAAAGCAATGCTTAAAAATATGACTATATCTTTAGTGAAGGCAGAAAGAATAGAAACTACAGTAACAAGAGCTAAAGAATTAAGAAAATTTGCTGAAAGAATGATAACTTTTGGAAAGAAAAATACTTTAGCATCAAGAAGAAATGCTTTTGCATTCCTAAGAGATGAAGAAGCAGTAGCTAAAATATTTAATGAAATAGCTCCAAAATATGCTGAAAGAAATGGTGGGTACACTAGAATAATAAAGACATCTGTTAGAAAAGGTGACTCAGCAGAAAT
The window above is part of the Fusobacterium russii ATCC 25533 genome. Proteins encoded here:
- the rplQ gene encoding 50S ribosomal protein L17 translates to MNHNKSYRKLGRRADHRKAMLKNMTISLVKAERIETTVTRAKELRKFAERMITFGKKNTLASRRNAFAFLRDEEAVAKIFNEIAPKYAERNGGYTRIIKTSVRKGDSAEMAIIELV